The following proteins come from a genomic window of Candidatus Poribacteria bacterium:
- a CDS encoding AI-2E family transporter: MNTQNAPNPQLSPIFSASILAIISVVFAAGWIAFAYYKSNADDSNRILLLHPIVPILLIVLLTRIYRWIDIKSIIILEILMIGVWLFVRLLGALTPFILGFGFAYIFRFLWNALPFKKEYQRAIATVLILVICGGALFYTGRQVSRQARQMGTGLIKFYHETVLPYVNGETFRALTIGINPIVADEEKRQVETFYVATNHGVYSVPVDAKDAAARVGITNGELLGKQIHALTTSRNIIYAGTTKGLYRYYKVLPRGGIEVIRTDGSVRRIQSQTWHKVEGTPFDTATIQAVNTPHWNSAHIYVGTQNRLYISNDSGRTWREVEPIIYDERSIVSITSIEDSDGSRITYVASTPQPDPESLMPIETTIHWHLEGTSLGWEPLPPIPQIVYTLAVVEPTERDLSANARAELYAGTPEGLYAWNRLDGWQKVGGTTGNVLLASAPSGLYAGDSTVIRHRIESTARWKPFAVNKKGITDTYRDEPIVQQIRAYLTERIPTIAQTGGVAVRWISGFVRSIAFSFGGFLATLLLAFVVFIYANQSFDNYFHDLVSLLPEQRRDTVKSYLREIDKNLQQFLKGQVTVIAIISAISCIAYSVVGVPFALVVGLLAGICNAIPTFGPFIGGGFALLAMLMGLAAGDFSLVEFLVRSAVVVGVVLGVQTIDNSLVSPKVMSDAVDVDPLLIMFAVIVGATVLGFWGVLLAIPIIVVIKSIIAVSRTFATDQSIESRSAEADALEEN, from the coding sequence ATGAATACGCAAAACGCACCGAACCCACAACTATCACCAATCTTTTCAGCATCTATTCTCGCAATTATCAGTGTTGTGTTTGCCGCAGGGTGGATAGCGTTCGCTTATTACAAAAGCAACGCAGACGATAGCAATCGGATACTGTTGTTACATCCGATAGTCCCTATCCTCCTGATTGTGCTGCTCACACGCATTTACCGCTGGATCGACATAAAGAGCATCATCATTTTGGAAATCCTAATGATAGGTGTATGGCTGTTTGTGCGCCTCTTGGGTGCATTGACCCCTTTCATTTTAGGATTCGGTTTTGCCTATATTTTCAGGTTTCTCTGGAACGCACTCCCCTTTAAAAAGGAGTATCAACGTGCTATTGCTACGGTGTTGATTCTCGTCATCTGTGGAGGCGCGCTTTTCTACACCGGCAGACAGGTGAGTAGACAAGCCAGACAAATGGGCACTGGGTTAATCAAATTTTATCACGAAACCGTTTTGCCTTATGTCAATGGAGAGACCTTTAGAGCTCTCACAATCGGTATTAATCCGATTGTTGCCGACGAAGAAAAACGGCAAGTAGAAACCTTCTATGTTGCTACAAACCACGGGGTTTACAGCGTTCCAGTGGATGCTAAAGATGCCGCTGCCCGTGTCGGCATTACAAACGGCGAGCTTCTCGGCAAACAGATACATGCTCTGACAACCAGCAGAAATATTATCTATGCTGGCACTACAAAAGGTTTATACAGATATTATAAAGTCCTACCCCGCGGCGGGATTGAAGTGATTCGGACGGATGGAAGCGTTCGGAGAATTCAATCGCAAACATGGCACAAGGTGGAAGGCACGCCTTTTGATACCGCAACCATCCAAGCTGTCAATACACCGCATTGGAATAGTGCCCACATCTACGTTGGAACACAAAACCGACTTTACATAAGCAATGATTCCGGACGGACTTGGCGTGAAGTTGAACCTATTATTTATGACGAAAGATCTATCGTCAGTATCACCTCTATTGAGGATAGCGATGGTAGCAGAATAACTTATGTCGCCAGCACACCGCAGCCTGATCCAGAATCCTTGATGCCCATAGAAACGACGATACATTGGCACCTGGAAGGGACATCTCTTGGTTGGGAGCCACTGCCACCGATACCCCAAATCGTTTACACACTTGCAGTCGTAGAACCAACGGAAAGAGATCTCAGTGCTAACGCTCGCGCTGAACTATACGCTGGCACACCCGAGGGTCTCTATGCCTGGAATCGACTTGATGGTTGGCAAAAAGTAGGAGGCACAACAGGAAATGTACTCTTAGCATCTGCTCCTTCAGGACTATACGCCGGAGATTCGACCGTTATCCGACATCGTATCGAATCGACCGCTCGATGGAAACCGTTTGCTGTAAATAAGAAAGGTATTACCGATACCTATAGAGACGAGCCAATTGTACAGCAGATTCGAGCGTATCTTACCGAACGGATACCGACAATTGCCCAAACGGGCGGGGTAGCGGTTCGGTGGATTTCAGGATTCGTCAGATCGATTGCTTTTAGTTTCGGTGGATTTCTGGCAACACTGTTGCTCGCATTCGTTGTTTTTATTTATGCGAATCAATCGTTTGATAACTATTTTCATGATTTGGTCTCGCTGCTACCTGAGCAGCGGCGTGATACCGTCAAGAGTTATCTACGTGAGATTGATAAAAATCTCCAACAGTTCTTGAAAGGACAGGTCACAGTTATCGCTATTATTTCAGCAATTTCCTGTATTGCATATAGTGTTGTTGGTGTCCCCTTCGCGCTTGTTGTCGGTCTACTTGCCGGCATCTGTAATGCGATACCGACCTTTGGTCCCTTTATTGGCGGCGGTTTCGCACTTTTGGCAATGTTGATGGGATTGGCAGCTGGGGATTTTAGTCTCGTTGAATTTCTTGTGCGTTCCGCAGTTGTCGTGGGAGTTGTTCTCGGTGTCCAAACTATTGACAACTCACTGGTCTCGCCTAAAGTCATGAGCGATGCTGTCGATGTTGATCCTTTACTTATTATGTTCGCCGTGATTGTTGGGGCAACGGTCCTCGGTTTTTGGGGAGTGTTACTTGCAATTCCTATTATTGTTGTGATAAAATCCATTATCGCCGTTTCGCGAACATTCGCAACAGATCAATCCATCGAAAGCCGGTCTGCAGAAGCCGATGCGTTGGAGGAAAACTAA
- the der gene encoding ribosome biogenesis GTPase Der encodes METGHPIVAIVGRPNVGKSSLFNRITASAPVRPKQIRTDFEGNGDETLQPVRPRNTKKSRKFAVVHDTPGVTRDRNYADVEWNDRTFTIVDTGGLDVDPNDRLIDNVQLQVDTALDEASLVLFVVDARTGIMPHDITVANKLRTAGKPIFLVVNKVDSDRFRNEAAEFYALGFSEPTWTSCVQNDGIRELLDRVVEELPDTAATSDSASAAMKIAIVGRPNVGKSSLINNLLGEERMIVDDRPGTTRDAVNIRIVHDNIPFEVVDTAGMRRKSVIKDELESVTVQRAIHSIRQSDIAVLVLDVTQEIAQQDKTIANFIERQGKASVLVLNKWDLVEKDNTTHPAFMDRIDAQLPQLHYVPRVFVSALTGQRVTHILEIALEVYREYCTRIPTPDLNQLLLELRTAHPPPRVKGVRPALKYITQVEITPPTFLIFGRNLHRIRPPYEAYLANNIRAEFGFNGTPIRIFYRQS; translated from the coding sequence ATGGAAACCGGACATCCAATTGTCGCAATTGTCGGCAGGCCCAATGTCGGAAAATCTTCGCTCTTCAATAGAATCACTGCATCTGCCCCCGTACGCCCGAAACAGATACGCACCGATTTTGAAGGCAATGGGGACGAGACACTGCAGCCGGTCAGACCGCGAAATACCAAAAAATCGCGTAAATTTGCTGTCGTTCATGATACACCCGGCGTAACGCGCGATAGGAACTACGCCGATGTTGAATGGAACGATCGGACCTTTACGATTGTTGATACTGGCGGTTTAGATGTCGATCCAAATGACCGTCTTATTGACAACGTCCAATTACAAGTAGATACTGCTTTGGATGAAGCAAGTCTCGTCCTGTTCGTTGTTGATGCGCGAACCGGTATTATGCCACACGATATAACTGTCGCTAATAAACTCAGAACCGCTGGTAAACCTATTTTCCTTGTTGTCAACAAGGTGGATAGTGATCGGTTTCGCAATGAGGCGGCGGAGTTTTACGCACTCGGATTCTCTGAACCGACGTGGACATCGTGTGTCCAGAACGATGGAATTCGGGAACTCCTTGATCGGGTGGTAGAGGAGCTGCCCGATACTGCCGCAACGTCGGACAGCGCATCTGCCGCTATGAAAATCGCAATCGTTGGTAGACCGAATGTCGGAAAATCTTCGCTTATCAATAACTTGTTAGGGGAAGAGCGAATGATTGTAGACGACCGACCCGGAACGACGCGAGATGCCGTAAATATTCGGATCGTTCACGACAACATTCCCTTTGAGGTCGTTGATACTGCCGGAATGCGGCGGAAATCGGTTATTAAAGATGAACTCGAATCCGTAACCGTCCAGCGCGCAATACACAGCATCCGCCAAAGCGATATTGCTGTCCTCGTACTTGACGTAACCCAGGAGATCGCACAACAGGATAAGACAATCGCCAATTTCATCGAACGCCAGGGGAAAGCTTCAGTTTTAGTGTTGAACAAATGGGACCTGGTTGAAAAGGATAACACAACGCATCCCGCATTTATGGATAGAATAGATGCCCAGCTCCCACAACTTCATTATGTACCACGGGTTTTCGTTTCTGCGCTTACAGGGCAACGTGTTACCCATATATTGGAGATAGCACTTGAGGTCTATCGCGAGTACTGCACCCGGATCCCGACCCCCGACCTTAATCAGCTCCTCCTTGAATTACGGACTGCGCATCCCCCACCACGGGTCAAGGGGGTCCGACCTGCACTCAAATATATCACACAAGTGGAGATCACGCCCCCGACCTTTCTCATATTTGGGCGGAACCTACATCGGATACGTCCACCGTACGAGGCGTACCTTGCCAACAATATTCGGGCGGAATTCGGATTCAACGGTACACCCATACGCATCTTTTATCGCCAATCGTAA
- a CDS encoding D-glycerate dehydrogenase, translating to MAQFKVFITRPIPEEIRAKIAAECEVDMWHTSAILPPIAEKIPPLDGLMTYGHEPVSPEMIATSPNLKVISVVGVGYDHVHVEACRERGIAVGHTPGVLSDTTADMTMALLLAASRNIVPADKHVQTKQWLYYDPNILWGYDVHHATIGIVGMGRIGYAVAKRALAFDMRVLYYKRERRHDWEEELDIEYVDMEQLLRNSDFITLHVPLTEETTHMIGKAELALMKSTAILVNIARGPVVDHYALYDALTEGQIAGAALDVTEPEPLNTDHPLLGLGNVIIAPHLGSATIQTRMKMMTMAMENLLAGLRKERLPYAALQPKFAQ from the coding sequence TTGGCACAATTTAAAGTTTTCATCACACGACCTATACCAGAAGAAATCCGAGCGAAAATAGCCGCAGAATGTGAAGTCGATATGTGGCATACGAGCGCAATTCTACCGCCTATTGCTGAAAAGATTCCGCCCCTTGATGGGCTAATGACCTATGGGCACGAACCCGTCTCACCAGAGATGATCGCTACTTCCCCGAACCTCAAAGTTATCTCTGTCGTTGGAGTGGGTTATGATCATGTCCATGTTGAGGCTTGTAGAGAGAGAGGGATTGCGGTCGGGCATACACCCGGTGTTCTTAGCGATACGACTGCGGATATGACGATGGCACTCCTGCTCGCCGCATCGCGAAATATCGTTCCAGCGGATAAACACGTTCAGACCAAACAGTGGCTATACTACGATCCGAATATCCTCTGGGGATACGATGTACATCATGCAACAATCGGTATTGTCGGGATGGGACGCATCGGTTATGCCGTCGCAAAGCGCGCGCTGGCTTTTGACATGCGGGTCCTCTATTACAAACGCGAACGCAGACACGATTGGGAGGAAGAACTCGATATAGAATATGTTGACATGGAACAACTCCTTCGAAACTCCGATTTCATAACACTCCACGTTCCTTTGACGGAAGAGACGACTCACATGATTGGCAAAGCCGAACTTGCGTTGATGAAAAGCACCGCAATCCTTGTGAACATTGCCAGAGGACCTGTTGTCGATCACTATGCGTTATATGATGCCCTCACAGAAGGTCAGATTGCAGGTGCTGCGCTTGACGTAACGGAACCGGAACCCCTTAACACTGACCATCCGCTTCTCGGTTTAGGTAACGTTATTATAGCACCCCATCTCGGCAGTGCTACTATTCAAACACGGATGAAAATGATGACGATGGCAATGGAGAATCTGCTCGCTGGGTTGAGGAAGGAACGCTTGCCTTATGCAGCACTGCAGCCAAAATTTGCCCAATAG
- a CDS encoding NCS2 family permease: MLLEKLFQLKEVGTSVRRELIAGLTNFMTISYIIFFQPTLLSLAGMDYGAVMVATCVSSAIASFAMGLLTNYPVVLAPGMGLNAYFVFDVCQGLNLPWQEALGIVFISGVLFFILSFVGIREAIMNAIPPSLQNAIAIGIGLFIAFIGLQWSGIITKHPATFITRGDLLSAPVLLSLFGVAVTLTLMARRIRGAILIGILVTAAIGLIFGLTKYDGVAAAPPAIAPTFFKLQLPNIFDKLDLISVIFVFFAIDMFDTIGTLTAIGYRAELIEKGRLVKARHALLADAGSTVGGALLGTSTVTCYIESTTGIAVGGRTGLTPVFTGIFMLLSLVLFPLVKIVGGEYVYQGIQLHPIIAPALIVVGGLMLRDVNQIDWEDITESIPAFLTIIMMPLSFSITDGIGFGLVSLAFLKLVTGRGKEVNPVIYYFALFFIACYIGDL; this comes from the coding sequence ATGCTACTTGAAAAGTTATTTCAGTTGAAAGAGGTCGGCACCTCAGTGAGACGTGAACTGATCGCAGGGCTCACGAATTTTATGACGATCTCGTATATAATCTTCTTTCAACCCACACTGCTTTCATTGGCTGGCATGGACTATGGGGCCGTTATGGTGGCAACCTGTGTATCCAGTGCAATCGCATCGTTCGCTATGGGATTGCTGACGAATTACCCGGTCGTCTTAGCACCCGGCATGGGGCTTAACGCCTATTTCGTCTTCGACGTTTGTCAAGGTTTAAACTTACCCTGGCAGGAGGCACTCGGCATCGTCTTCATATCGGGAGTGTTGTTTTTCATCCTTTCGTTCGTCGGAATTCGTGAAGCTATTATGAATGCCATTCCCCCCTCGCTCCAGAATGCAATCGCCATCGGGATTGGACTCTTCATCGCCTTCATCGGTTTGCAGTGGAGCGGTATTATTACAAAGCATCCCGCTACATTTATAACCCGCGGTGATCTTTTATCCGCCCCTGTGTTGCTGTCGCTTTTCGGGGTCGCCGTAACATTAACCCTCATGGCGCGTCGAATACGAGGGGCGATTCTCATCGGTATCCTTGTCACTGCTGCCATCGGCCTGATCTTCGGTCTTACTAAGTATGACGGGGTCGCCGCAGCTCCACCCGCTATCGCCCCTACTTTCTTTAAACTGCAACTCCCGAATATCTTTGATAAGTTAGACCTGATTTCTGTGATCTTCGTCTTCTTCGCGATTGATATGTTCGATACTATCGGTACCCTAACGGCTATCGGCTACAGAGCGGAATTGATTGAGAAAGGACGACTTGTGAAAGCCAGACATGCCCTTTTGGCGGATGCTGGCAGTACTGTGGGCGGTGCTTTACTCGGCACTTCAACTGTTACCTGCTACATTGAGAGCACAACAGGGATTGCTGTAGGTGGACGAACGGGACTCACCCCCGTCTTTACAGGAATTTTTATGCTCCTGTCTCTCGTTCTTTTTCCGCTTGTTAAAATTGTGGGCGGTGAATACGTGTATCAGGGAATCCAACTTCATCCAATTATCGCCCCAGCACTTATTGTCGTCGGCGGATTGATGCTCAGAGATGTCAACCAGATTGATTGGGAAGACATCACGGAATCGATCCCCGCTTTCCTAACGATAATAATGATGCCACTTTCTTTCAGCATTACGGACGGCATCGGCTTCGGACTCGTCTCCTTAGCGTTTCTCAAATTGGTGACAGGACGTGGAAAAGAGGTAAATCCGGTCATCTACTACTTCGCGCTCTTCTTCATCGCGTGTTACATCGGAGATCTGTAG
- a CDS encoding phytanoyl-CoA dioxygenase family protein: protein MKEYLEVQKPELGYTYEFGIDQLPLMSECLEAHGFAIIKDVLSPELVDGLKQAVFDGTDPKRELNPGESRTRHAWIESGPGAWQLLGYKPFMKIHRHLIGTDEMTVHRSAAIIRMPGSQPVSWHTDWCGFSTDTPKNSGDVLNRGLWPSGKWFYLTGSRPEHGGLCVIEDSHVESWEGPEGFKMTADRRSFYKEGEEEKAYTGFDIPGLVPLFTHPGDMIVFAHRTYHGAFPNQIDEIRLSCAIGFRRREHHIDIPWEIPAEGKQFLADLPSHLHQYTHGYTSIDVGWRG from the coding sequence ATGAAAGAATATTTGGAGGTTCAGAAACCTGAACTTGGTTATACCTACGAATTTGGGATCGACCAGCTCCCTCTCATGTCTGAATGTCTGGAGGCACATGGCTTTGCGATTATCAAAGATGTTTTATCACCTGAGTTAGTTGATGGTTTAAAACAAGCCGTCTTTGACGGTACAGATCCAAAAAGAGAACTGAATCCGGGAGAGAGTCGGACCCGACACGCTTGGATTGAGTCTGGACCGGGGGCTTGGCAGCTACTCGGATACAAACCGTTTATGAAAATCCATCGCCATCTCATCGGCACAGACGAAATGACCGTTCACCGGTCTGCTGCTATCATTCGGATGCCCGGATCCCAACCGGTTTCATGGCACACTGATTGGTGTGGGTTTTCAACGGATACACCCAAGAACTCAGGGGATGTGCTGAACCGTGGACTCTGGCCGTCGGGCAAATGGTTCTATTTGACGGGTTCTCGTCCGGAGCACGGTGGTCTGTGTGTGATTGAAGACTCTCACGTGGAAAGTTGGGAGGGACCTGAAGGTTTCAAGATGACGGCGGATAGACGCTCCTTCTACAAGGAGGGTGAAGAAGAAAAGGCATACACTGGGTTCGATATTCCTGGATTGGTACCGCTGTTTACGCACCCTGGGGATATGATTGTATTTGCGCATCGGACGTATCACGGCGCATTTCCGAATCAGATTGATGAGATTCGGTTGTCGTGTGCGATCGGTTTTCGACGGCGGGAGCATCACATTGATATTCCATGGGAGATTCCAGCTGAAGGCAAGCAATTTTTAGCGGATTTACCATCACATTTGCACCAATACACGCACGGGTATACGAGTATTGATGTGGGTTGGCGGGGGTAG
- a CDS encoding phytanoyl-CoA dioxygenase family protein, with protein sequence MAKTVFLGEHELTFPGPHLGVLRDCNDILDSTEGLHQRIAEDGYLLVRGLIDKEKIIAGRRAILEYADGNGKDDVFKSGTDIMEAFAGDGSPGRTMGTPAVTHHPDVQAVLEGDELFKFFRTFFDGDTRTFDYKWLRFIRPTVWSGPHFDFVYMGRGSAQLHTCWVPFGDVPATMGTLTVLVGSHNLPSFAPIRDTYGRTDVDRDGTPGHFGRDPMEISDKYGGEWQTADFEMGDVIVFTMHTMHTSTKNLSDRWRISCDIRFQPAEDPIDERWVGKNPISHTGSQKISFEEAKKQWGLE encoded by the coding sequence ATGGCAAAAACCGTCTTTTTAGGAGAACATGAACTCACCTTCCCCGGTCCACACCTCGGTGTGCTTCGGGACTGCAATGACATCCTTGACTCAACAGAAGGTTTACACCAACGGATAGCAGAGGACGGATATTTACTCGTTCGCGGTTTAATAGATAAAGAAAAGATTATCGCGGGGCGGCGTGCTATCCTTGAATACGCCGATGGCAACGGTAAAGATGACGTTTTCAAGTCCGGCACCGACATTATGGAGGCGTTTGCCGGTGATGGGAGTCCCGGACGGACGATGGGCACACCCGCTGTTACACATCATCCGGATGTCCAGGCAGTCTTGGAAGGCGATGAACTTTTCAAATTCTTCCGAACCTTTTTCGATGGTGATACCCGAACCTTTGACTACAAATGGCTCCGCTTTATTCGCCCTACCGTCTGGTCGGGACCGCATTTCGATTTCGTCTATATGGGGCGCGGGTCAGCGCAGCTCCATACCTGTTGGGTGCCTTTCGGGGATGTCCCCGCAACTATGGGAACGTTAACGGTGTTGGTCGGTTCGCACAATCTCCCGAGTTTCGCACCCATTCGGGATACCTATGGAAGAACAGATGTAGATCGGGACGGGACACCGGGGCATTTCGGACGTGACCCGATGGAGATTAGCGATAAATATGGCGGTGAGTGGCAGACTGCCGATTTCGAGATGGGGGATGTCATTGTCTTCACGATGCACACCATGCACACCTCTACGAAAAACCTTTCTGACCGATGGCGCATTAGTTGTGACATCCGTTTCCAACCCGCAGAAGATCCAATTGATGAGCGATGGGTCGGCAAAAACCCAATTTCGCACACAGGCAGTCAGAAGATTTCGTTTGAAGAAGCAAAAAAGCAGTGGGGATTGGAATAG
- a CDS encoding aminotransferase class I/II-fold pyridoxal phosphate-dependent enzyme, with amino-acid sequence MNIYSKRLNRLPPYMLGKLKQLTHERRQLGIDIIDLGMGNPNQPTPQPIIDKLTEAAQELRNHRYSASRGIFNLRREVSWHYERRFGVHINPHEEAISVIGTKEGLGHLALALIDEGDLAMVPNPTFPIHMYSVVLAGGSVVSIPLTEENAFIPSLTEITRDIWPRPKVLILSFPHNPTGAVVDLGFFEEIVAFAKRQEIVVIHDLAYADIVFDGYKAPSFLQAKGAKDVGIEFFSLSKSYNMAGWRCGFAVGNREIIEALARIKGYYDYGIFAPIQVAGIMALRTPADTVMENAAVYQKRRDVLVEGLNRIGWKVPKPQASMFVWAPLPEAWRHLSSMDFATKLLNEAEVCVSPGSGFGHNGEGYIRIALVENEDRIRQAVRQIRRALFG; translated from the coding sequence ATGAATATCTATTCAAAACGCTTAAATCGACTCCCACCTTACATGCTTGGCAAACTCAAACAACTCACGCATGAACGCCGACAACTGGGGATAGATATTATTGACTTGGGGATGGGAAACCCAAATCAGCCGACCCCGCAACCTATCATTGATAAATTGACTGAAGCAGCACAGGAACTTCGGAACCACCGTTACTCCGCTTCGCGGGGCATTTTTAATCTCCGTCGGGAGGTCAGTTGGCATTATGAACGCCGGTTCGGTGTTCACATTAACCCGCATGAAGAAGCCATCTCTGTGATCGGAACTAAAGAAGGTCTGGGGCACCTCGCATTAGCCTTAATTGACGAAGGCGATTTGGCGATGGTGCCGAACCCAACGTTCCCAATCCACATGTACAGCGTTGTGCTTGCAGGTGGTAGCGTTGTGAGTATTCCGCTCACTGAAGAGAACGCTTTTATTCCGTCGCTTACGGAAATCACACGCGATATTTGGCCAAGACCGAAGGTACTCATCTTAAGCTTCCCGCATAACCCGACGGGTGCCGTGGTTGACCTTGGATTCTTTGAGGAGATTGTTGCGTTCGCGAAGCGTCAAGAGATCGTGGTAATTCACGATTTGGCTTATGCGGACATCGTTTTTGACGGTTACAAAGCCCCAAGTTTCTTACAAGCAAAAGGGGCGAAGGATGTCGGTATCGAATTTTTCTCGCTGTCTAAATCCTACAATATGGCGGGATGGCGATGTGGGTTTGCAGTTGGCAATCGCGAGATCATTGAAGCACTGGCTCGGATTAAAGGATATTACGATTACGGGATTTTCGCGCCGATTCAGGTTGCTGGGATCATGGCACTCCGTACACCGGCAGATACGGTAATGGAAAATGCTGCGGTCTATCAAAAACGTCGGGATGTGCTTGTCGAAGGGTTAAACCGGATTGGCTGGAAGGTTCCAAAACCGCAGGCTTCTATGTTCGTCTGGGCACCTCTACCAGAAGCGTGGCGGCATCTCTCCTCTATGGACTTCGCGACGAAACTTCTTAATGAGGCGGAAGTCTGTGTTTCTCCGGGTTCGGGATTCGGACATAACGGAGAAGGTTATATTCGGATCGCACTCGTGGAGAATGAAGATCGGATTCGTCAGGCGGTGCGTCAAATTCGACGGGCATTGTTTGGTTAA
- a CDS encoding sulfatase-like hydrolase/transferase produces the protein MSKRPNILFINTDQHSWDALSAYGNPYLQTPNIDELHRNGTSFQRSFCTDPVCAAARSSWATGLYTSETGVPFNGGSLHPEIRDLGQVLSEGGYRAFHCGKWHVPGRDVRESFQVLYYGQRDIGAGGAAYYDSASTHAVADFLTNYDADEPFYLQIGYVDPHDVCEYLHNHEEKRIPNPVEQGIVSEDALPPLPENFAYDERETVLHRVCRRVDDALIHAAILKGIRDWDEPHWRYLRWNYYRFIEKVDAEIGRVLALLRATGLHENTLIIFSADHGEACGSHQMFQKFTLYEESIRVPFIVACLSDGIAIDKNQLNKTHFVSGVDLFPTVCDYADVDMPEQVQGMSVRPIVEGKDVPWRDYAYIESNYWGRAIVSERYKYVTEYKPKPEEDFSPPGPDAEQLGLAQLFDRQNDPGEMENLVGNAIYSKDVKICRDKLLIQKAKLHRRQIVHPSPKRIISNWGERLRTYWEHGR, from the coding sequence ATTCGTGGGACGCACTCTCGGCTTACGGAAATCCATATCTCCAGACACCGAATATAGATGAACTTCACCGGAATGGAACCTCGTTTCAGCGGTCGTTCTGTACGGATCCGGTGTGTGCTGCTGCGCGTTCGAGTTGGGCAACAGGTTTATATACTTCAGAAACGGGGGTGCCGTTCAACGGCGGATCTCTGCACCCAGAAATCCGGGATTTAGGACAGGTCCTGAGCGAAGGCGGTTATAGAGCATTCCACTGTGGGAAGTGGCATGTACCCGGTAGAGATGTTCGCGAGAGTTTTCAGGTGCTTTATTATGGACAGCGAGATATTGGTGCAGGAGGTGCTGCGTATTACGATTCAGCATCCACACATGCGGTTGCCGACTTTTTGACGAACTACGACGCTGACGAACCATTTTATCTTCAGATCGGTTACGTCGATCCGCATGACGTATGCGAATACCTGCACAATCACGAGGAAAAACGAATTCCTAATCCAGTAGAGCAAGGAATTGTTTCGGAAGATGCTTTGCCACCGCTCCCTGAAAACTTTGCCTATGATGAACGGGAGACAGTGCTGCACCGAGTCTGTCGAAGAGTTGATGACGCGCTTATTCACGCCGCTATTCTTAAAGGTATTCGCGATTGGGACGAACCCCATTGGCGTTATCTGAGATGGAATTATTACAGATTCATTGAAAAAGTTGACGCTGAGATCGGAAGGGTTCTGGCCCTGCTGCGAGCAACGGGCTTGCACGAAAATACGCTCATTATCTTCAGTGCAGATCACGGTGAGGCGTGTGGCAGTCATCAGATGTTCCAAAAATTCACGCTTTACGAAGAAAGCATACGGGTTCCATTCATTGTGGCGTGTTTGAGCGACGGTATTGCTATAGACAAAAACCAACTTAACAAGACGCATTTTGTTTCAGGTGTTGACCTATTTCCCACTGTCTGTGATTACGCAGATGTTGATATGCCTGAACAGGTACAAGGCATGAGCGTCCGTCCGATTGTGGAAGGAAAAGATGTCCCTTGGCGCGATTACGCCTATATAGAGAGCAATTATTGGGGACGCGCAATTGTCAGTGAACGGTATAAATACGTTACAGAGTATAAACCAAAACCGGAAGAAGATTTCTCGCCGCCAGGACCCGATGCTGAACAACTTGGGCTTGCACAGTTGTTTGACCGGCAGAATGACCCCGGCGAGATGGAAAATTTAGTAGGAAACGCGATCTACAGTAAAGACGTTAAAATTTGTAGAGATAAACTACTGATCCAAAAAGCCAAACTTCACAGGCGACAAATTGTGCATCCAAGTCCGAAACGGATCATATCGAATTGGGGTGAACGTTTACGGACATATTGGGAGCATGGCAGATAG